A window from Fragaria vesca subsp. vesca linkage group LG5, FraVesHawaii_1.0, whole genome shotgun sequence encodes these proteins:
- the LOC101304478 gene encoding putative lipid phosphate phosphatase 3, chloroplastic-like, with amino-acid sequence MGWWNLGSLVSSFRSLFHFQAVQGDRLGTYTIKSHGVAVAKNHKHDWLILVLLGVIEIVLYIIEPFHRFVGKDMMTDLKYPLKENTVPAWAVPVYAVLLPIAIFLLFYVRRKDVYDLHHSILGLLFSVLVTVVITEAIKNGVGRPRPDFFWRCFPDGKDSYDDTWGDVMCHGKASVMKEGYKSFPSGHASGSFAGLGFLALYLSGKIKVFDRKGHVAKLCIVALPLLGASLVAVSRVSDYWHHWQDVFAGSLLGFVVAAFCYRQFFPAPYHDEGWGPYAYFRALEETRSNSSAATTSNALSVQVMGVHNGIQHVPAQNDTSIAFTSYASNNYTSL; translated from the exons ATGGGTTGGTGGAATCTTGGTTCCCTTGTTTCTAGTTTCCGTAGTCTATTTCACTTCCAG GCGGTGCAGGGTGATCGACTGGGCACGTATACCATCAAGTCTCATGGAGTTGCGGTTGCCAAGAACCACAAGCATGACTGGCTCATACTTGTGCTTCTTGGTGTCATAGAGATTGTGTTGTATATCATTGAGCCTTTCCACCGTTTCGTGGGGAAGGATATGATGACTGATCTCAAGTACCCCTTGAAAGAGAACACTGTGCCTGCTTGGGCTGTTCCT GTGTATGCAGTATTGCTCCCCATTGCCATTTTCCTTTTGTTCTATGTGCGTCGGAAGGATGTGTATGATCTTCACCACAGCATTCTTG GCCTGTTATTTTCTGTGTTGGTTACTGTTGTCATTACTGAAGCAATTAAAAATGGAGTTGGGCGTCCTAGACCAGATTTCTTTTGGCGCTGCTTTCCTGATGGAAAAGAC TCTTATGATGATACGTGGGGAGATGTGATGTGCCATGGTAAGGCCAGTGTCATGAAGGAAGGGTATAAGAGTTTCCCCAGTGGCCATGCTTCAG GGTCGTTTGCAGGCTTAGGCTTCCTCGCCTTATACTTGAGTGGAAAGATTAAAGTTTTTGATAGAAAAGGGCATGTTGCGAAACTATGCATTGTCGCCCTTCCTCTACTGGGTGCTTCTCTTGTTGCGGTGTCCAGAGTATCTGACTATTGGCACCATTGGCAAGATGTCTTTGCTGGAAGTCTGTTAG GATTTGTTGTGGCTGCATTTTGCTACCGGCAGTTCTTTCCTGCCCCTTATCATGATGAAG GTTGGGGTCCTTATGCATATTTCCGAGCATTAGAGGAGACACGTAGCAATTCAAGCGCGGCGACCACTTCCAATGCACTCAGTGTGCAGGTCATGGGGGTTCATAATGGGATTCAACATGTCCCTGCACAGAATGACACCAGTATTGCATTTACATCATATGCTTCGAATAACTACACAAGCCTGTAG